The following is a genomic window from Rutidosis leptorrhynchoides isolate AG116_Rl617_1_P2 chromosome 8, CSIRO_AGI_Rlap_v1, whole genome shotgun sequence.
GTAATTATAAAAAGTAACTAATAAATTACTTAATGTATTTAAATTTGAATTTCTAAAATTAAAGGgatataattaaaattttaatgatATTTAATGTTTATTTAGAAGAATGAAGAATAATTTTGagacaaataaaaataaaatgttgGAACAGTTATCCTAATGAATATTTTGTCGATATAATTAAGGCCAACAAATCACTTCATCATACTCCCAAAAATAAAATCAAAATACATACTTCGTATTTCTTTCTTTCGTTGTTTTCTATCTTACAAAAAGCAACAAGATCATTACAACCATGGCAGTAGAATTATTTGAGACTCTAAAAGAAACAATAACCGCATATACCGGACTATCTCCAACCACGTTTTTCACACTAGTTGCTTTAGGTTTGACTCTTTATTATGCTCTAACCGGTTTGTTCGGTGGGTCTGACCAACATGTGCAACCAAGGTCAGCCGGTTCGTTCGAAGAGATGGAACCACTCCCGCCGCCGGTTCAACTCGGCGAAGTTACGGCCGAAGAGCTGAAAGAGTACGATGGTAAAGACCCTAAGAAGCCTCTTCTTATGGCCATCAAAGGTCAGATCTATGACGTCTCACAAAGCAGGTATTTATGTCATCATCTTAATTTATTTATCCTACAAATTTAATTTGTGAATTAATTAAACCTAGTTTATAAAAAAGATGTTACAATTTTAAATTATGTTTATCCCTTTTTTGTGAACTCTTTTCTAATTCATAAAACGTTAATCTAGTTTAAAAAAATAGTGATTAGCTATTTATAtgttgattttttattttttttacaaatcaGGTGAAAACCTCAAGTTCATGCTTCTGCATAGTATATTTGAAAATTGGATTAATTGTTGTTTTTTAGTCAAAATCACTTTAGGGCTTTTCGTTGACTGTGAGCAATGGGTCAAAATTGGCGCTTTCTATTTTCTTGTGCCATTTCTTGtgccttcatttttctcatttttaagttatatttttgTGTGTACTCATGATAATACTTATGACGTAATAATGTGATAAAAATATGATCTAATCATTTTTGTGTACCTTTAGTTGGACTTTTAATATGTATGTTGCAAGTGCTAATTGTGGTTCCTCGTTTCAGGATGTTTTACGGGCCAGGTGGTCCATATGCGTTGTTCGCAGGGAAAGATGCTAGTCGAGCTCTTGCAAAGATGTCGTTTGAAGAGAAGGATTTGACCGGTGACATCAGCGGCCTTGGTATGTTTGAACTCGACGCCTTAAATGATTGGGAATACAAGTTCATGGGTAAGTATGCTAAGGTTGGAACCATCAAAACTGAGGAAGCCACACCTGAACCGTCAAGTGCTGATCAACCAGCCGAGTCTAGTGCAGCCCAACCCGCAGAGAGCGAGTCCGCTGCAGAACCAATTGCTGAGCCGGCAGCAGTTGTTGATCATGCATCAGAAGAAAAGTCAACTACAAGTGAAGTTAATAAAGAAGAATGATTCATAATAATTGGGTGCATATGGTTTCAAATTGTTTACTATCTTTTGTTTTTAATAATAGGAGTTTTAACTCGGCCAA
Proteins encoded in this region:
- the LOC139861954 gene encoding membrane steroid-binding protein 2-like, with the protein product MAVELFETLKETITAYTGLSPTTFFTLVALGLTLYYALTGLFGGSDQHVQPRSAGSFEEMEPLPPPVQLGEVTAEELKEYDGKDPKKPLLMAIKGQIYDVSQSRMFYGPGGPYALFAGKDASRALAKMSFEEKDLTGDISGLGMFELDALNDWEYKFMGKYAKVGTIKTEEATPEPSSADQPAESSAAQPAESESAAEPIAEPAAVVDHASEEKSTTSEVNKEE